The following is a genomic window from Spirosoma agri.
TTCGTGTGAACTTTGTGGTGAACGTAATGTGCCCGCATGATGCGTTGCATGTAGCGGCCACTCGTGTCGATCTTCATCTTCACCCGTCGGTGAACGATAACATCGTGAAATATAAAGTAGAAGAGACCATATAACGTAACCCCCGCGCCAATCCAGGTCAGAAAATTCAAGGTTGGAATATCTACCCCAATGAGGATAAGGCCAATGGCTGTCAGGCTGAATACGACCGCAAAGAGGTCGTTTCGCTCAAAAAAACCTTTGTGATGGTTGTGATGATCGCGGTGCCAATCCCATAGAAAACCGTGCATTACGTATTTGTGAGTGAACCATGCGACACCCTCCATAAACAGAAAAGTCCCTAGCACCAAGACAACGTTTAGCAGCATTTTTGTGTTATTTAAGTAGACAAAGGTAAGTAGTAATTGAGCGTCGCTCAGTCACCAATTACTACCTAGTAACGGTTTGTTTTATTGAAAAGTTGGTTTGAGTAAGCTGACTTTTTAACGGAAAATAGAGATACACAACGAATAGTTGCATGATTCACGGAAATACGTATCTTTATCCCAATTCAGTGCTCAACCAGATGAACCCATCAGATATGGACCATCAGGCGCTTAAAAACCTGGTCAAACGGGGAGAGGGTAGCAATTTAGAGTTCAAACTGAAAACGAACCATCCCGAGAAAATTATCCGGGGTGTGGTCGCTTTCGCTAACACGAATGGCGGCATTATGCTGATCGGCATCGGCGACGACAAAAAGATTGTCGGGCTGAAATACGCCGATGAGGACGAATACCTGCTCGTCCGGGCCATCAATAAATATTGCTTCCCGCGAATCAGCTACACTATCGATCGTGTTCAACTCTACGACGAACGTGAAGTGCTCGTGATTCGGGTGCCCCCCAGCCCAACCCGTCCGCATTACATCATTCCCGATCCGGCCGAACCCGAAACGAAGAAAGTTTATGTCCGGGTAGCTGACAAGTCGGTGCAGGCTAGTCGCGAAGTGCGTGAAATCCTCAAAGGGGAGCAGGCTGATCGCGACATTCGGTTCAACTACGGTGAGAAAGAACATAAGCTCATGCAGCATCTCGGCGAACACGATACCATCACAGTCGATCTGTTCGCGTCGATAGCGGGAATCTCCCGCCGGATTGCTTCCCGAACGCTCGTTCTGCTGGTACTGGCCAACGTTCTCGAAATCCACCCGAGTGACATCGTTGATCAATACACGACCCGACAGTTGAATTAGTGGAGTGGGGAAGCTCGTATGCCGTATCTATGAGACACGGCATACGACCAGCTTCCCTCACTCCACTAATTCGTTATAAACTCGCTAACAGCTTCTCAACTTGCGCATACGCGTACTGCAACTGCTCGTCGGTGGTACAGTAAGGCGGCATCATATACAGCACATTGCCTAGCGGACGCATCAGCACCCCCCGATCAAGCAGAAACGTATACGCCTGATCGCGAATGCTATTGAAGTAAGACGTTTGGCCACCCGCCGTTAGGTCGAAAGCGAGTAGCGTGCCCAGTTGCCGGATGTTATCGACAGTTGAATACGTGCGCAGTCTCTGAACAAATGCCGCATGGCTTTCGCTGATCCGCTGGATGCTGGCCTGTGTTTCGGCGGATAGCAGCAGATCCATACTGGCTAAAGCAGTCGTACAGGCAATGGGATTAGCCGTGAAGGAGTGGCCGTGGAAAAGCGTTTTGCTCTTGTCGCCGGACAGAAACGCGTCATAGATCACCTGGGTGCAAGTTGTTACACCCAGTGCCATTGTTCCGCCGGTCAGTCCCTTCGACAGGCACATTAGATCCGGTTTTTCCCGCAAATGATCCGAGGCAAATAGCTTCCCCGTTCGCCCGAATCCCGTCATCACTTCATCCGCAATAACGAGCGTTCCGTGCTGACGAGCCAGACTAAATAAGTCGTTTAGAACGCCCGGCTCGTACATGACCATGCCTCCGGAGCCCTGCACCAGCGGTTCGACAATGAAGGCCGCGACTTCGTTTGTGAAGAGTTTCTTCGCCTGGTCGAGCACCGCGTCTTCCTGACCGGCAATGGGCGTTGGCAGGTACTCAACGTCGAACAAAAACGGCATAAACGGTGCGGTGAATGCACTTCGGCCACTTACTGCCATCGCACCGAACGTGTCGCCGTGGTACGCTCCTTCCAACGCAATCACTTTATAACGCGGTGCACCCAGATTATGCCAGTACTGAAACGCCATTTTCAGGGCGACCTCAACCGCTGTCGATCCGTTGTCGGAATAGAAAACTTTCGATTGATTAGCGGGTAACAACGCGAGTAGCCGTTCCGCCAGTTCGACGGCGGGCTGATGCGTGAAACCCGCAAAAATGACGTGCTCCAGCACCTGTAACTGTTCCGAAACCCGTTGGGCAATGTATGGATGCGCGTGTCCGTGGAGATTGACCCACCAGGAGGCAACCATATCGAGGTATTCTCGGCCATCGGCGTCGTAGAGTACCGACCCATTCGCCCGCACAATCGGAATGGGCAGCGGAGCCGTCTGCATCTGGGTGAATGGATGCCAGATTACGGCTTTATCGCGTTCCGATAAATTCTGTAAACTGGTTGGCGTATTTTCGGATAACATCTTGTGTAAAAGTAGGTTCCTGCCCGATTCGGCCAAGGCAGGGAAGGTTTGTATAAGTTAGAATGAACGATTCCGAAGTCGTAACCGTCGGACCGTTGAAAATAATACCAGCAATCGGAATGTTGCGGCTGCGACAAGCCTCAACGGACAACAGCGTATGGTTAATACTGCCCAGATAGTTACGGGACACCAGAATAACCGGCAGCCCGAGTCGCTGAACCAGATCAATGTTCAACTCATGATCGTTGAGCGGAACCATCAAACCACCCGCCAGCTCGACAATCAGTGCATTGCTCGTTTTTGGTAGAGCAAGCGAATTAAGGTCAATATGAATACCGTCGATATCGGCAGCTGCGTGCGGTGACAGCGGCTGAGTAAGTCGATACGCTTCCGGATGGAATTGCGCCGTTGAATTACTCACCAGTTGACGAACCGTTTCGGTATCCGAATCGGTCAACGCACCGGACTGAACGGGTTTCCAATAGTCAGCCTGCAACGCTTCGACTAGGATTGCCGATACAACAGTTTTTCCGATCTCGGTACCGATACCAGCGACGATAAGTTGGGTTGGGAAATGATCAGGTAGCATATAATTCGTTTGGTAAGGGAGTTACAGGTAACACGGTAATCAATCGGTCGATTTCGTCGACAGTGTTGAAGGCGTGCAGACAAATCCGTAATCGCTCCTGGCCGATCGGTACGGTTGGGCTCAGAATGGCCCGCACGTCAAAGCCTGCCCGCTGGGCCTGCTGAGCAAGTTGTCGGGCCTGCTCGTTGCCCGGAATGAGCAGACACTGAATGGGTGATGGGCTGTTTGTCCAGTTGGTTCCCGGCCGCTCACTCGCTACGCGCTGCTGGAAATAACGAATGATCGTCTGTAATTGATCACGTGTGTCTGCTGCTGCCTGTACATACTGATGAGCGTAACGAATGGCCAGTAAGCTATGCGGTGGGAGGGCAGTTGTATAGATGAACGGTCGCGCAAAATTGATCAGGTAATCACGAAGCAAGGCCGAACCAACCACGACCGCACCGTGAACGCCCAGCCCCTTGCCGAATGTGTGCACCCGCGCCAGTACGCGATCGGCGAGCCCCAGCGCCACCACCAGGCCTTCACCCGCTGGTCCGTAGACGCCCGTGGCATGGGCTTCATCGACGATCAATGCCGCGCCATATCGCTCACAAAGCCGGACCAGTTCGCCGAGCGGAGCCTGATCGCCATCCATAGAATAAACCGATTCGACGGCGACAAATACCTGACCCGATTGAGTCGAGTTACTAGCCTGTTGAAGTTTCGATTCGAGATCGTTCAGGTCGTTATGCCGAAAACGAGACCGGGTGGCGTAGCTCAACCGCGCCCCGTCGATCATGCTGGCATGGATAAGTTCGTCCGTGATGAGCGTATCCCCCGACTGCGGCAAACACGCTAACAGCCCAAGATTGGCATCGTAACCCGAGTTAAAAATCAGTGAGGCTTCGGTTTGGTAAAATGCCGCTAACTCCTGCTCCACGCTGTCGGCCAGCTGCGTCTGACCAGCCAGTAATCGGGATCCCGTCGCACCAGTCCGCAACCGTGTATGGGTTGAATCCGCTTCCTGAATCATCGTTCTGAGCACCGGCGAACGGGCAAAGCCGAGGTAATCATTCGAGCAAAAGTCAACGAGACCATCGGCGGTGCGCAGTTGCCGTAACAGGCCAGACTGACGCCGGGCCGCTAAACGATCGGTCAACGTTTGGGCGATAGAGAGTATCGATTCAGTCATGACCGCAAAGGTAAAGCGACCGGCTGAACGATCGATGGTAAAAGTGATCAATTGCCAAAATGTGTATAACACGCTAGTTATCCACACTCGCTCTGTGGATAACTAGTCATAACTGGAAATCTTTCGATAAAAAATGATTCAGTGGACCAATAATAAGTCAAACATTTCTGGTTGTTTATCGTTATGCGCTGATTTTCAGAATGATCTTTCCGAACTGTTTACCCTCGTTCATCTTACTCATGGCCTGTTCCGTATCGGCCAATGAAAAGATCTCATCGATTACGGGAACGATCTTTTTTTCGCTTACGAAGGCGATCATATCCGCAAATTCGTGTTCGGTTCCCATCGTCGATCCGAAGATGTTCAGTTGCTTGAAAAAGGCTTTGGCCGGAACGACGTCAGTAATGTTACCCGTCGTTCCTCCGTAGAACGCGATGCGTCCGCCCGGAGCCGCTAGGTCGACCAACCGGGCAAAGTTTGGGCCACCCGCACTGTCAATAATAACGTCGAAGTAGCCCCTTGTCAGGCTGCTACCCTGGCCACCGCCGGTCTGGGCACTGAGTTGTTTGGCCCAGTCCGGTTCGCGGTAATTGACGCCCCCGGCGGCCCCCATCTTTTTGGCCTGCTCTAGTTTTTCGTCGGAGCCTGAGGTTACCCAAACCTCAGCACCCGCACCCACCGCAAATTGCAGGGCGAATAAAGCAGCCCCGCCACCAATACCGGTGATCAGCACTTTTTCGGGCGTGACACTATGAGCGGAGGCCAGCCCCGCGCGTGTCATGAGCGTACGCCAGGCCGTTACACCCGCCAGCGGAATGGCAGCCGCCTGCTCGAATGAAAGATGAGCCGGTTTGTGGTAAATGTAATTTGCACTAACCGTTACGTACTCCGCAAACGTGCCATCGTCGGGCATCCCCAGAATGCGAAAATCA
Proteins encoded in this region:
- a CDS encoding sterol desaturase family protein, producing MLLNVVLVLGTFLFMEGVAWFTHKYVMHGFLWDWHRDHHNHHKGFFERNDLFAVVFSLTAIGLILIGVDIPTLNFLTWIGAGVTLYGLFYFIFHDVIVHRRVKMKIDTSGRYMQRIMRAHYVHHKVHTKQGAEAFGFLYAPKKYDRSVKNTSTANAVKEQ
- a CDS encoding AlbA family DNA-binding domain-containing protein, which translates into the protein MNPSDMDHQALKNLVKRGEGSNLEFKLKTNHPEKIIRGVVAFANTNGGIMLIGIGDDKKIVGLKYADEDEYLLVRAINKYCFPRISYTIDRVQLYDEREVLVIRVPPSPTRPHYIIPDPAEPETKKVYVRVADKSVQASREVREILKGEQADRDIRFNYGEKEHKLMQHLGEHDTITVDLFASIAGISRRIASRTLVLLVLANVLEIHPSDIVDQYTTRQLN
- the bioA gene encoding adenosylmethionine--8-amino-7-oxononanoate transaminase, with protein sequence MLSENTPTSLQNLSERDKAVIWHPFTQMQTAPLPIPIVRANGSVLYDADGREYLDMVASWWVNLHGHAHPYIAQRVSEQLQVLEHVIFAGFTHQPAVELAERLLALLPANQSKVFYSDNGSTAVEVALKMAFQYWHNLGAPRYKVIALEGAYHGDTFGAMAVSGRSAFTAPFMPFLFDVEYLPTPIAGQEDAVLDQAKKLFTNEVAAFIVEPLVQGSGGMVMYEPGVLNDLFSLARQHGTLVIADEVMTGFGRTGKLFASDHLREKPDLMCLSKGLTGGTMALGVTTCTQVIYDAFLSGDKSKTLFHGHSFTANPIACTTALASMDLLLSAETQASIQRISESHAAFVQRLRTYSTVDNIRQLGTLLAFDLTAGGQTSYFNSIRDQAYTFLLDRGVLMRPLGNVLYMMPPYCTTDEQLQYAYAQVEKLLASL
- the bioD gene encoding dethiobiotin synthase, encoding MLPDHFPTQLIVAGIGTEIGKTVVSAILVEALQADYWKPVQSGALTDSDTETVRQLVSNSTAQFHPEAYRLTQPLSPHAAADIDGIHIDLNSLALPKTSNALIVELAGGLMVPLNDHELNIDLVQRLGLPVILVSRNYLGSINHTLLSVEACRSRNIPIAGIIFNGPTVTTSESFILTYTNLPCLGRIGQEPTFTQDVIRKYANQFTEFIGTR
- a CDS encoding aminotransferase class I/II-fold pyridoxal phosphate-dependent enzyme codes for the protein MTESILSIAQTLTDRLAARRQSGLLRQLRTADGLVDFCSNDYLGFARSPVLRTMIQEADSTHTRLRTGATGSRLLAGQTQLADSVEQELAAFYQTEASLIFNSGYDANLGLLACLPQSGDTLITDELIHASMIDGARLSYATRSRFRHNDLNDLESKLQQASNSTQSGQVFVAVESVYSMDGDQAPLGELVRLCERYGAALIVDEAHATGVYGPAGEGLVVALGLADRVLARVHTFGKGLGVHGAVVVGSALLRDYLINFARPFIYTTALPPHSLLAIRYAHQYVQAAADTRDQLQTIIRYFQQRVASERPGTNWTNSPSPIQCLLIPGNEQARQLAQQAQRAGFDVRAILSPTVPIGQERLRICLHAFNTVDEIDRLITVLPVTPLPNELYAT
- a CDS encoding zinc-binding dehydrogenase; protein product: MKAIYLPGIHQPIQYVDRPMPTAGPGEVLIKLNAAALNHRDLFIQQGLYPGIKLPVILGSDGAGVVAEVGEGVDSVWRGQAVIINCGQNWGENPKFYGPDFRILGMPDDGTFAEYVTVSANYIYHKPAHLSFEQAAAIPLAGVTAWRTLMTRAGLASAHSVTPEKVLITGIGGGAALFALQFAVGAGAEVWVTSGSDEKLEQAKKMGAAGGVNYREPDWAKQLSAQTGGGQGSSLTRGYFDVIIDSAGGPNFARLVDLAAPGGRIAFYGGTTGNITDVVPAKAFFKQLNIFGSTMGTEHEFADMIAFVSEKKIVPVIDEIFSLADTEQAMSKMNEGKQFGKIILKISA